A section of the Venturia canescens isolate UGA chromosome 11, ASM1945775v1, whole genome shotgun sequence genome encodes:
- the LOC122417776 gene encoding putative uncharacterized protein DDB_G0291812: protein MADNKEQIDSATGDSGFQNPEHEIQSNDFTTTLPPPGAGDIFNESRANFGENFEDKIDENKEERLEEFGTPKSDRVKINTVEVNNQLLINLIESIQEMKSQMQCMANEVAKNNQAYHELKTEFSSRLTVMEAKIASDVHKMYDPIKRHVTGLTRIVQENEAKSAVVEVNVAQIQLDVSAIKKRVENLESTDKLHSPNTESTRIHPRLTDIPEEKEEDEESDDEEQEHQQKQTFRNEMTSTNKIKIKAPTFDGSSNKRPIKFIKEFRHYCEVTNPTFTEMKYLLSQSLEKAAKEWWELVEDQVNSFEDVEKRFTNRFWSHDVQRRVRKDLEFGKYPEKPGKLTKMEYATRTFGAARDLIPPPSDPDIVASLSQHFTEEIRATIISRGFETLEQLIEFLEKLDQSGPVNTGTDEQKTQSPKNPTHNNDKNEQRPFKMPPQNNWNNNGYQNNNRGNSNWQQNNRQNWNQSNGGYQNNRGYHNNNWNQQQNRSYNQSFQQNYNQRPNNGNFDRNQQNGGQNRGNNRPNYNPPQNQNQNWGSPNQNRGPPQNNGGYRPPANNNTQQPPIQTIEAQIEPQPSTSKAGNA, encoded by the coding sequence ATGGCTGATAATAAAGAACAAATTGATAGCGCCACTGGCGATTCGGGATTTCAAAATCCAGAGCATGAAATTCAATCAAACGATTTCACGACCACGTTGCCTCCACCCGGTGCGGGAGACATTTTTAATGAGTCTAGAGCTAATTTTGGGGAGAATTTTGAAgacaaaattgatgaaaataaagaagaaagatTAGAGGAATTCGGTACGCCGAAATCCGATCGGGTTAAAATCAACACTGTAGAAGTAAACAATCAGTTGCTAATTAATTTAATAGAATCAATCCAAGAGATGAAATCCCAGATGCAGTGCATGGCGAACGAAGTCGCGAAAAATAACCAGGCGTATCATGAATTAAAAACAGAGTTTTCAAGCAGATTAACGGTGATGGAAGCTAAAATTGCTAGTGACGTACACAAAATGTATGATCCAATCAAACGCCATGTTACGGGTCTCACTAGAATTGTACAGGAGAACGAGGCCAAAAGTGCCGTTGTAGAGGTAAACGTAGCTCAAATTCAACTCGATGTGAGTGCGATCAAaaaaagggtcgaaaatttagaGTCAACGGACAAATTACACAGTCCAAATACTGAGAGTACTCGGATCCATCCACGGTTGACAGACATTCCggaagaaaaggaagaagatGAAGAGTCGGATGATGAAGAGCAGGAGCATCAACAGAAACAGACCTTCCGAAACGAAATGACGTCaaccaacaaaataaaaattaaagctCCTACTTTTGATGGGTCGAGCAATAAGCGGccgataaaattcataaaagaaTTCAGGCATTATTGCGAGGTGACGAACCCAACGTTCACCGAAATGAAGTACCTGCTCAGCCAATCACTTGAGAAAGCCGCCAAGGAATGGTGGGAACTGGTCGAGGACCAGGTTAATAGTTTTGAAGACGTCGAAAAACGATTTACAAATCGATTTTGGAGTCACGACGTGCAACGAAGAGTGCGTAAAGACCTGGAATTCGGGAAATATCCTGAAAAGCCAggcaaattaacaaaaatggAATATGCAACTCGGACGTTCGGAGCGGCCCGTGATTTGATTCCACCACCGAGCGATCCGGATATTGTTGCATCGCTTTCTCAGCACTTTACCGAGGAGATTAGAGCCACGATCATAAGTCGTGGGTTCGAAACCCTCGAGCAGCTGATCGAGTTCCTGGAAAAACTCGATCAGAGCGGGCCGGTTAACACCGGGACGGACGAGCAGAAGACTCAAAGTCCGAAAAACCCGACTCACaataacgataaaaatgagcAGCGTCCATTCAAAATGCCTCCGCAAAACAACTGGAACAACAATGGTTACCAGAACAATAATCGTGGAAATTCAAACTGGCAACAGAACAACCGCCAGAATTGGAATCAAAGCAATGGAGGCTACCAAAATAATCGAGGTTACCATAACAATAATTGGAATCAGCAACAAAACAGGAGCTACAATCAGAGCTTCCAACAAAATTATAACCAGCGTCCGAACAACGGAAATTTCGATCGGAATCAACAAAATGGCGGGCAAAACAGAGGAAACAATCGCCCAAATTACAATCCTccacaaaatcaaaatcaaaattgggGTTCGCCAAACCAAAATCGGGGACCACCTCAAAACAACGGGGGATATCGGCCACCTGCGAATAATAATACGCAGCAACCACCGATTCAAACGATTGAGGCGCAAATAGAACCTCAACCATCAACATCGAAAGCGGGAAACGCGTAG